Proteins encoded by one window of Dreissena polymorpha isolate Duluth1 chromosome 11, UMN_Dpol_1.0, whole genome shotgun sequence:
- the LOC127851083 gene encoding uncharacterized protein LOC127851083 isoform X1, producing MLTNAIIQVLLSPTFTTNCVRRSSMADDSSDDVKNWGLPKTIEWLEKNNVSDQGLQNLEQLHDLVRAEMDKKIRKKYDSDVYNKLHVEMANILAKNTQMKEEIVHMYDALIAFFGRKLPDEIKKCIQKVYGLDIHQKILKNKEDFSNKKCSIVVTGETSAGKSSFLNLLLGEVVLHSSLLCSTRRLCHIHSIPAGSQWYFEVTMEDGSIIPHKKYEKNDKEKFVKDLEECVTSKDTSVQKVDIYWHVPLLGDNTHVTLVDSPGIGDNQELSEELLNYLPNASALIFVINSSNCGGVQGDKLGKIFSRLNSEIKDKNLFSFDPTCTMFILNKWDAIEQRRDVEQGLEEKVWNNTLDKLTENLTGFSWETCMYKMSTQDAITYRGCGMVNDKYRFMLTGLKQLVASSMSVNCKRHCRWLTDLIEEIQKGLTIRLADAKSKYEDNDKKYKDALLRLSQLRQDVDSIRVDLELKCSEKCKEMAAKMHDHIHSVDVQAQLKGRINIDIAPDEDLIKKSVLQQIDKLILEEVKDFEKREKIIATARDQIRMDINKKYHILIEKLVDVEKSIENKKSEGASEEELEMSIGGKVLIGVGLTIGIPVAVALGIALIPFTLPATIAVFWKRSKAIRRLLDHQEELKDECLKSVLQQANKDVFNKYVNEHHLPQLKKQMDYISNEIPRKIEGLEQQVKDMQNKRLSSKEIKEMYEPALESVKSMVFTLQKFNLTHISMWNIDVGRLRITKEICASDSLIVYAAKLCSDEEESTVVIKLLPEATTQNYLKIVEVLSDLRKTNHKNVVAFIGFCYTDCMPAIASRDCILTTVQFKNSRLMTVFEMCDTTLEDYMRNHNDLICGNTQKRTYEKSALNFFCTSGLSICAGMVHMYEQRLLHIFINLNNIMINKEHVKINPPMIVPFSIIQREWPRAPELATEQYTNETDVFYLGKVLWELWYGRKANGPTRSSADECERLPDCKLKHAMPEKLAQIVRKCWEANPKHRPSLSEVMAVLGQVQVM from the exons ATGTTAACAAATGCTATTATTCAAGTGCTGTTGAGCCCGACTTTCACGACAAACTGCGTTAGAAG ATCAAGTATGGCGGATGACTCGAGCGATGATGTTAAAAATTGGGGCTTACCAAAGACCATAGAATGGttggaaaaaaataatgtttctgaTCAAGGATTACAAAATTTGGAACAACTTCATGATCTAGTTCGCGCAGAAATGGacaagaaaataagaaaaaaatacgacTCAGATGTATACAACAAG TTGCATGTTGAAATGGCAAATATATTGGCAAAGAACACCCAGATGAAAGAAGAAATTGTGCACATGTACGATGCACTAATTGCCTTTTTTGGAAGAAAATTACCAGACGAAATTAAGAAATGCATTCAGAAAGTTTATGGCCTTGACATCCATCAGAAGATTCTAAAGAACAAAGAAGATTTTTCAAACAAGAAATGTTCAATAGTTGTTACAG GAGAAACAAGCGCAGGTAAAAGCAGCTTCCTTAACCTACTGCTCGGAGAAGTGGTCCTACATAGCTCCCTGTTATGTTCGACAAGAAGGCTGTGTCACATACACTCAATACCCGCTGGTAGTCAGTGGTACTTTGAAGTCACGATGGAGGATGGTTCAATCATACcgcataaaaaatatgaaaagaatGATAAGGAGAAATTTGTTAAAGATTTAGAAGAATGTGTGACCAGTAAAGATACTTCAGTACAAAAAGTTGATATATACTGGCATGTGCCGTTGTTGGGCGACAAC ACGCACGTGACCTTAGTTGATTCACCTGGTATTGGAGACAATCAAGAGTTATCCGAAGAACTGCTAAATTACTTACCGAATGCAAGTGCGCTTATTTTCGTAATTAACAGCTCAAACTGCGGTGGAGTCCAAGGTGATaag TTGGGGAAGATTTTCAGCAGACTGAATAGTGAAATCAAAGACAAAAACCTTTTCAGCTTTGATCCAACATGCACGATGTTTATCCTAAACAAATGGGATGCAATCGAACAAAGGAGAGATGTTGAACAAGGTTTAGAAGAGAAAGTTTGGAACAACACTTTAGATAAGTTGACAGAAAACCTAACTGGATTCTCTTGGGAGACATGCATGTACAAAATGAGCACACAAGAT GCAATCACATACAGGGGTTGTGGAATGGTTAACGACAAATATCGCTTCATGTTAACTGGACTGAAGCAACTTGTGGCTTCTAGTATGTCAGTTAACTGCAAAAGGCATTGTAG GTGGCTAACCGACCTAATTGAAGAGATTCAGAAGGGTCTAACAATTAGACTTGCAGACGCGAAATCAAAGTATGAAGACAACGACAAAAAATACAAAGATGCGTTATTAAGGTTATCACAACTTCGTCAGGATGTCGATTCC aTTCGTGTAGATTTGGAACTAAAATGCTCCGAGAAATGCAAAGAAATGGCGGCTAAAATGCATGACCATATTCATTCTGTTGATGTGCAAGCTCAGCTTAAAGGAAGAATCAACATTGATATAGCACCAGATGAAGACCTTATTAAAAAGTCTGTACTACAGCaaattgataaattgatattAGAAGAAGTTAAAGATTTTGAAAAAAGGGAAAAGATCATAGCCACAGCTCGAGATCAGATTAGAATggacattaacaaaaaatatcatattctTATAGAGAAGCTAGTGGATGTTGAAAAGTCAATCGAAAATAAGAAATCTGAAG GTGCGTCTGAAGAAGAACTCGAGATGTCCATTGGAGGTAAGGTGTTGATAGGAGTCGGTTTAACAATTGGCATCCCAGTAGCTGTAGCGCTTGGAATAGCACTTATACCATTTACTCTACCGGCTACCATCGCAGTCTTTTGGAAGAGATCAAAAGCGATAAGAAGGCTTTTAGACCACCAGGAAGAATTAAAAGACGAATGTTTAAAGAGTGTGTTGCAACAGGCTAATAAAGatgtgtttaataaatatgtGAATGAACATCATCTTCCACAACTCAAAAAACAAATGGATTATATTTCGAATGAAATTCCAAGGAAAATAGAAGGTTTAGAACAACAAGTAAAGGATATGCAGAACAAGCGACTGAGTTCAAAGGAGATTAAAGAAATGTACGAACCAGCCCTGGAGAGTGTTAAAAGTATGGTCTTTACTTTGCAAAAGTTTAATCTAACACATATTTCAATGTGGAATATTGATGTCGGTAGACTCAGGATAACAAAAGAAATATGTGCGAGTGATTCTCTCATCGTGTATGCGGCTAAATTATGCTCAGATGAAGAAGAAAGTACAGTTGTTATCAAACTTTTGCCAGAAGCCACGACACAAAACTATTTGAAGATAGTTGAAGTATTAAGCGATTTAAG AAAGACGAACCATAAAAATGTGGTTGCCTTCATTGGATTCTGCTACACGGATTGCATGCCTGCAATCGCGTCAAGGGACTGTATTTTAACAACGGTGCAGTTTAAAAATTCGCGACTGATGACAGTTTTTGAAATGTGTGATACAACGTTAGAAGATTACATGCGTAATCATAACGACCTCATATGCGG AAATACACAGAAAAGAACATATGAGAAAAGCGCACTCAACTTCTTTTGCACATCTGGTCTGTCAATCTGTGCAGGAATGGTACACATGTACGAACAAAGACTTTTGCACATCTTTATAAATCTGAACAACATTATG ATTAACAAGGAGCACGTCAAAATCAACCCACCCATGATCGTTCCGTTTTCAATAATTCAACGGGAATGGCCAAGGGCTCCTGAGTTGGCAACGGAACAGTACACTAACGAGACGGATGTGTTCTATTTAGGGAAAGTGTTATGGGAGCTGTGGTATGGAAG AAAAGCGAATGGGCCCACTCGCAGCTCAGCAGACGAATGCGAGAGGCTTCCAGACTGTAAATTGAAGCACGCTATGCCCGAAAAACTCGCGCAAATTGTCCGTAAATGCTGGGAGGCCAATCCAAAGCATCGACCTTCCCTGAGCGAAGTGATGGCAGTTCTTGGCCAAGTCCAAGTTATGTAG
- the LOC127851083 gene encoding uncharacterized protein LOC127851083 isoform X2, producing MADDSSDDVKNWGLPKTIEWLEKNNVSDQGLQNLEQLHDLVRAEMDKKIRKKYDSDVYNKLHVEMANILAKNTQMKEEIVHMYDALIAFFGRKLPDEIKKCIQKVYGLDIHQKILKNKEDFSNKKCSIVVTGETSAGKSSFLNLLLGEVVLHSSLLCSTRRLCHIHSIPAGSQWYFEVTMEDGSIIPHKKYEKNDKEKFVKDLEECVTSKDTSVQKVDIYWHVPLLGDNTHVTLVDSPGIGDNQELSEELLNYLPNASALIFVINSSNCGGVQGDKLGKIFSRLNSEIKDKNLFSFDPTCTMFILNKWDAIEQRRDVEQGLEEKVWNNTLDKLTENLTGFSWETCMYKMSTQDAITYRGCGMVNDKYRFMLTGLKQLVASSMSVNCKRHCRWLTDLIEEIQKGLTIRLADAKSKYEDNDKKYKDALLRLSQLRQDVDSIRVDLELKCSEKCKEMAAKMHDHIHSVDVQAQLKGRINIDIAPDEDLIKKSVLQQIDKLILEEVKDFEKREKIIATARDQIRMDINKKYHILIEKLVDVEKSIENKKSEGASEEELEMSIGGKVLIGVGLTIGIPVAVALGIALIPFTLPATIAVFWKRSKAIRRLLDHQEELKDECLKSVLQQANKDVFNKYVNEHHLPQLKKQMDYISNEIPRKIEGLEQQVKDMQNKRLSSKEIKEMYEPALESVKSMVFTLQKFNLTHISMWNIDVGRLRITKEICASDSLIVYAAKLCSDEEESTVVIKLLPEATTQNYLKIVEVLSDLRKTNHKNVVAFIGFCYTDCMPAIASRDCILTTVQFKNSRLMTVFEMCDTTLEDYMRNHNDLICGNTQKRTYEKSALNFFCTSGLSICAGMVHMYEQRLLHIFINLNNIMINKEHVKINPPMIVPFSIIQREWPRAPELATEQYTNETDVFYLGKVLWELWYGRKANGPTRSSADECERLPDCKLKHAMPEKLAQIVRKCWEANPKHRPSLSEVMAVLGQVQVM from the exons ATGGCGGATGACTCGAGCGATGATGTTAAAAATTGGGGCTTACCAAAGACCATAGAATGGttggaaaaaaataatgtttctgaTCAAGGATTACAAAATTTGGAACAACTTCATGATCTAGTTCGCGCAGAAATGGacaagaaaataagaaaaaaatacgacTCAGATGTATACAACAAG TTGCATGTTGAAATGGCAAATATATTGGCAAAGAACACCCAGATGAAAGAAGAAATTGTGCACATGTACGATGCACTAATTGCCTTTTTTGGAAGAAAATTACCAGACGAAATTAAGAAATGCATTCAGAAAGTTTATGGCCTTGACATCCATCAGAAGATTCTAAAGAACAAAGAAGATTTTTCAAACAAGAAATGTTCAATAGTTGTTACAG GAGAAACAAGCGCAGGTAAAAGCAGCTTCCTTAACCTACTGCTCGGAGAAGTGGTCCTACATAGCTCCCTGTTATGTTCGACAAGAAGGCTGTGTCACATACACTCAATACCCGCTGGTAGTCAGTGGTACTTTGAAGTCACGATGGAGGATGGTTCAATCATACcgcataaaaaatatgaaaagaatGATAAGGAGAAATTTGTTAAAGATTTAGAAGAATGTGTGACCAGTAAAGATACTTCAGTACAAAAAGTTGATATATACTGGCATGTGCCGTTGTTGGGCGACAAC ACGCACGTGACCTTAGTTGATTCACCTGGTATTGGAGACAATCAAGAGTTATCCGAAGAACTGCTAAATTACTTACCGAATGCAAGTGCGCTTATTTTCGTAATTAACAGCTCAAACTGCGGTGGAGTCCAAGGTGATaag TTGGGGAAGATTTTCAGCAGACTGAATAGTGAAATCAAAGACAAAAACCTTTTCAGCTTTGATCCAACATGCACGATGTTTATCCTAAACAAATGGGATGCAATCGAACAAAGGAGAGATGTTGAACAAGGTTTAGAAGAGAAAGTTTGGAACAACACTTTAGATAAGTTGACAGAAAACCTAACTGGATTCTCTTGGGAGACATGCATGTACAAAATGAGCACACAAGAT GCAATCACATACAGGGGTTGTGGAATGGTTAACGACAAATATCGCTTCATGTTAACTGGACTGAAGCAACTTGTGGCTTCTAGTATGTCAGTTAACTGCAAAAGGCATTGTAG GTGGCTAACCGACCTAATTGAAGAGATTCAGAAGGGTCTAACAATTAGACTTGCAGACGCGAAATCAAAGTATGAAGACAACGACAAAAAATACAAAGATGCGTTATTAAGGTTATCACAACTTCGTCAGGATGTCGATTCC aTTCGTGTAGATTTGGAACTAAAATGCTCCGAGAAATGCAAAGAAATGGCGGCTAAAATGCATGACCATATTCATTCTGTTGATGTGCAAGCTCAGCTTAAAGGAAGAATCAACATTGATATAGCACCAGATGAAGACCTTATTAAAAAGTCTGTACTACAGCaaattgataaattgatattAGAAGAAGTTAAAGATTTTGAAAAAAGGGAAAAGATCATAGCCACAGCTCGAGATCAGATTAGAATggacattaacaaaaaatatcatattctTATAGAGAAGCTAGTGGATGTTGAAAAGTCAATCGAAAATAAGAAATCTGAAG GTGCGTCTGAAGAAGAACTCGAGATGTCCATTGGAGGTAAGGTGTTGATAGGAGTCGGTTTAACAATTGGCATCCCAGTAGCTGTAGCGCTTGGAATAGCACTTATACCATTTACTCTACCGGCTACCATCGCAGTCTTTTGGAAGAGATCAAAAGCGATAAGAAGGCTTTTAGACCACCAGGAAGAATTAAAAGACGAATGTTTAAAGAGTGTGTTGCAACAGGCTAATAAAGatgtgtttaataaatatgtGAATGAACATCATCTTCCACAACTCAAAAAACAAATGGATTATATTTCGAATGAAATTCCAAGGAAAATAGAAGGTTTAGAACAACAAGTAAAGGATATGCAGAACAAGCGACTGAGTTCAAAGGAGATTAAAGAAATGTACGAACCAGCCCTGGAGAGTGTTAAAAGTATGGTCTTTACTTTGCAAAAGTTTAATCTAACACATATTTCAATGTGGAATATTGATGTCGGTAGACTCAGGATAACAAAAGAAATATGTGCGAGTGATTCTCTCATCGTGTATGCGGCTAAATTATGCTCAGATGAAGAAGAAAGTACAGTTGTTATCAAACTTTTGCCAGAAGCCACGACACAAAACTATTTGAAGATAGTTGAAGTATTAAGCGATTTAAG AAAGACGAACCATAAAAATGTGGTTGCCTTCATTGGATTCTGCTACACGGATTGCATGCCTGCAATCGCGTCAAGGGACTGTATTTTAACAACGGTGCAGTTTAAAAATTCGCGACTGATGACAGTTTTTGAAATGTGTGATACAACGTTAGAAGATTACATGCGTAATCATAACGACCTCATATGCGG AAATACACAGAAAAGAACATATGAGAAAAGCGCACTCAACTTCTTTTGCACATCTGGTCTGTCAATCTGTGCAGGAATGGTACACATGTACGAACAAAGACTTTTGCACATCTTTATAAATCTGAACAACATTATG ATTAACAAGGAGCACGTCAAAATCAACCCACCCATGATCGTTCCGTTTTCAATAATTCAACGGGAATGGCCAAGGGCTCCTGAGTTGGCAACGGAACAGTACACTAACGAGACGGATGTGTTCTATTTAGGGAAAGTGTTATGGGAGCTGTGGTATGGAAG AAAAGCGAATGGGCCCACTCGCAGCTCAGCAGACGAATGCGAGAGGCTTCCAGACTGTAAATTGAAGCACGCTATGCCCGAAAAACTCGCGCAAATTGTCCGTAAATGCTGGGAGGCCAATCCAAAGCATCGACCTTCCCTGAGCGAAGTGATGGCAGTTCTTGGCCAAGTCCAAGTTATGTAG
- the LOC127851537 gene encoding transmembrane GTPase Marf-like isoform X2, producing MSRPSSYICNKSIMDESDIDKMNMDAAFEWLEKMDICHKLNSLDEMKDLIRKTLKTQPDQFSQQFKDTINTDVSKALTQDKEMKRKLTSIYDTFIDELKQLPSDVGASLETEFGDVRSKLIINRDRLRLMDCIIVVAGETSAGKTSFLNLLLEKDVLPSSHLAATSIICRIHPIPPASKRYFEVHFAGKKFKKYTVSDRDDDDMIAMLKNEVTCRDAKYDGAIVDLYWQIPLLGENYHVTIVDTPGVGENEPMSEKLYKYLPNATAFVYILNSANAGGVQEDKLIQIFRKIYEIERSEDLFRMDPRCILFVCNKWDSVDERCRETSTTQQQVWDDTLQKLQKYIQRRNFPLEKNLFKMSTFQARRYLDSDMGYSETYQQVLGGLGRLVVASQVEHSNRHF from the exons ATGTCCAGACCCAGTAGTTATATTTGTAACAAG AGCATCATGGATGAAAGCGACATTGATAAGATGAACATGGATGCCGCATTTGAATGGCTAGAAAAAATGGATATTTGCCACAAACTGAACTCACTAGATGAGATGAAAGACCTCATTCGAAAAACACTAAAGACGCAGCCAGACCAGTTCTCACAACAATTTAAAGATACG ATCAACACAGATGTTTCCAAAGCATTGACACAAGACAAGGAGATGAAAAGAAAGTTAACATCCATATACGACACATTCATTGATGAGCTCAAACAATTACCAAGTGATGTCGGGGCGTCCTTGGAAACAGAATTCGGAGATGTTCGATCGAAACTTATTATCAATCGGGACAGACTGCGTCTAATGGATTGCATAATCGTTGTTGCAG GTGAAACGAGTGCGGGTAAAACGAGTTTCCTGAATCTTTTGCTGGAAAAAGATGTCCTGCCGTCATCTCACTTGGCCGCAACATCTATTATATGTCGCATTCATCCAATACCACCTGCATCAAAACGCTATTTTGAAGTGCACTTCGCTGGAAAGAAATTCAAGAAGTACACTGTTTCGGACCGAGATGACGACGATATGATTGCCATGTTAAAGAATGAAGTGACCTGTCGTGATGCCAAGTATGATGGAGCTATAGTGGACCTCTATTGGCAGATACCTCTTCTTGGAGAAAAC tatCACGTTACTATTGTGGACACGCCTGGTGTTGGTGAAAATGAGCCCATGTCCGAGAAATTGTACAAGTACCTCCCAAATGCGACTGCCTTCGTTTATATACTAAACAGTGCAAATGCTGGTGGGGTTCAAGAAGACAAG TTGATACAGATATTCCGGAAGATATACGAGATAGAAAGATCAGAAGATCTGTTTAGAATGGATCCACGTTGCATACTGTTTGTTTGCAATAAATGGGACAGTGTTGATGAAAGGTGTCGCGAAACATCTACTACGCAACAGCAAGTATGGGACGACACACTGCAGAAGTTACAAAAATACATACAACGTAGAAACTTCCCATTGGAGAAAAACTTGTTCAAGATGAGTACATTTCAG gcTCGCCGATATTTAGATAGCGACATGGGTTATAGTGAAACATACCAGCAGGTTCTTGGTGGCCTAGGGCGATTGGTAGTGGCGAGCCAAGTTGAACATAGTAACCGACACTTTTG A
- the LOC127851537 gene encoding transmembrane GTPase Marf-like isoform X1, giving the protein MSRPSSYICNKSIMDESDIDKMNMDAAFEWLEKMDICHKLNSLDEMKDLIRKTLKTQPDQFSQQFKDTINTDVSKALTQDKEMKRKLTSIYDTFIDELKQLPSDVGASLETEFGDVRSKLIINRDRLRLMDCIIVVAGETSAGKTSFLNLLLEKDVLPSSHLAATSIICRIHPIPPASKRYFEVHFAGKKFKKYTVSDRDDDDMIAMLKNEVTCRDAKYDGAIVDLYWQIPLLGENYHVTIVDTPGVGENEPMSEKLYKYLPNATAFVYILNSANAGGVQEDKLIQIFRKIYEIERSEDLFRMDPRCILFVCNKWDSVDERCRETSTTQQQVWDDTLQKLQKYIQRRNFPLEKNLFKMSTFQARRYLDSDMGYSETYQQVLGGLGRLVVASQVEHSNRHFWYGQ; this is encoded by the exons ATGTCCAGACCCAGTAGTTATATTTGTAACAAG AGCATCATGGATGAAAGCGACATTGATAAGATGAACATGGATGCCGCATTTGAATGGCTAGAAAAAATGGATATTTGCCACAAACTGAACTCACTAGATGAGATGAAAGACCTCATTCGAAAAACACTAAAGACGCAGCCAGACCAGTTCTCACAACAATTTAAAGATACG ATCAACACAGATGTTTCCAAAGCATTGACACAAGACAAGGAGATGAAAAGAAAGTTAACATCCATATACGACACATTCATTGATGAGCTCAAACAATTACCAAGTGATGTCGGGGCGTCCTTGGAAACAGAATTCGGAGATGTTCGATCGAAACTTATTATCAATCGGGACAGACTGCGTCTAATGGATTGCATAATCGTTGTTGCAG GTGAAACGAGTGCGGGTAAAACGAGTTTCCTGAATCTTTTGCTGGAAAAAGATGTCCTGCCGTCATCTCACTTGGCCGCAACATCTATTATATGTCGCATTCATCCAATACCACCTGCATCAAAACGCTATTTTGAAGTGCACTTCGCTGGAAAGAAATTCAAGAAGTACACTGTTTCGGACCGAGATGACGACGATATGATTGCCATGTTAAAGAATGAAGTGACCTGTCGTGATGCCAAGTATGATGGAGCTATAGTGGACCTCTATTGGCAGATACCTCTTCTTGGAGAAAAC tatCACGTTACTATTGTGGACACGCCTGGTGTTGGTGAAAATGAGCCCATGTCCGAGAAATTGTACAAGTACCTCCCAAATGCGACTGCCTTCGTTTATATACTAAACAGTGCAAATGCTGGTGGGGTTCAAGAAGACAAG TTGATACAGATATTCCGGAAGATATACGAGATAGAAAGATCAGAAGATCTGTTTAGAATGGATCCACGTTGCATACTGTTTGTTTGCAATAAATGGGACAGTGTTGATGAAAGGTGTCGCGAAACATCTACTACGCAACAGCAAGTATGGGACGACACACTGCAGAAGTTACAAAAATACATACAACGTAGAAACTTCCCATTGGAGAAAAACTTGTTCAAGATGAGTACATTTCAG gcTCGCCGATATTTAGATAGCGACATGGGTTATAGTGAAACATACCAGCAGGTTCTTGGTGGCCTAGGGCGATTGGTAGTGGCGAGCCAAGTTGAACATAGTAACCGACACTTTTGGTATggtcaataa